A DNA window from Danio aesculapii chromosome 14, fDanAes4.1, whole genome shotgun sequence contains the following coding sequences:
- the LOC130240370 gene encoding uncharacterized protein LOC130240370 yields the protein MGPNYAFEESDPKKLQYTIEDFQKIFFELKHVIKNISSKVHDLKRFILSTSTLPNCTAMENNSAEKQPESRKNIFSALFRNIFLAVKGRRRGNVVSALQPTSDMDSYDPQPGPSGLQYMAVQDHTDTQSGPSSVNPTTSDTNTAHPEAEEKQTKSKMNKISAFFKRRWRAVKRASTSHKKNNKMAPQLDTNTADSQLEISVFEPLTLRDPLEDLQSGLSNPERDPDVPEKTLLEECDLLLKGLQNLNDPPAPSAFPGPALKQKCIGNPTWLRTVSNPGPSTFPFSELYEVEEEIGKGFFGRVCKGIRKSDGKQVAIKFTAKRETDRYITIPGVSKPLFMEVALNLLLNQPPLSPYIVHMLDWFEEPDQFILILEYSQPSKELFKFFVKEKPSESQARSLMYQAVLGAKHCLDRGVLHRDIKLDNYVINTETNQVKLIDFGCGDIVKDDYNGQFIGFACPPEYFVDLKYDAESLTVWSLGIMMYGMVCKYPATTAEVRNLTFDGKVSAEFQDLIKRCLAYEPSGRATIEEVLQHEWFQQEQIPGTTPKTVPFSELYEVEEEIGKGFFGRVCKGIRKSDGKQVAIKFIMKRETDRYIIVPGVSKPLFVEVALNLLLNQPPLSPYIVHMLDWFEEPDQFILVMEYSQPSKELFKFFVKEKPSESQARSLMYQAVLGAKHCLDRGVLHRDIKLDNYVINTETNQVKLIDFGCGDIVKDDYNGQFIGFACPPEFFVDLKYDAELLTVWSLGIMMYGMVCKYPATTAEVHNLPFHSKVSAEFQDLIKHCLAYEPSERATIEEVLQHEWFQQEQKSRVPLESEEE from the exons ATGGGCCCCAATTATGCATTTGAAGAAAGCGATCCAAAGAAACTTCAATACACCATTGAGGActttcaaaagatcttctttGAGCTCAAGCATGTTATCAAGAACATCTCCTCCAAAGTCCACGATCTGAAG CGATTTATTCTCAGCACGAGTACTCTCCCCAACTGTACAGCAATGGAGAACAACTCAGCAG aaaaaCAACCAGAAAGCAGGAAGAACATCTTCTCTGCACTGTTCAGAAATATTTTTCTGGCAGTAAAAGGTCGTCGACGAGGCAATGTAGTATCTGCACTACAGCCTACGTCCGACATGGATTCATATGATCCACAGCCAGGCCCATCCGGCCTCCAGTACATGGCTGTACAGGATCATACTGATACTCAATCGGGTCCATCTAGTGTCAACCCAACAACTTCTGACACAAATACAGCTCATCCCGAGGCTGAAG agaaacaaacaaaatctaAGATGAACAAAATCAGCGCCTTCTTCAAAAGAAGGTGGCGGGCTGTAAAACGTGCATCAACATCGCACAAGAAGAACAACAAAATGGCTCCACAGCTCGACACCAATACAGCTGATTCTCAGCTTGAAATTTCTGTTTTTGAGCCATTGACTCTGAGAGATCCCCTAGAAGATCTGCAATCCGGTCTATCCAACCCAGAGCGAGATCCAGACGTTCCTGAGAAAACACTTCTAGAGGAATGTGACCTTCTGCTGAAGGGCCTGCAGAATCTGAATGATCCTCCAGCTCCATCAGCATTTCCAGGTCCTGCTCTCAAGCAAAAATGTATTGGAAATCCAACTTGGCTAAGAACTGTCTCCAATCCAGGACCATCAACCT TTCCATTTTCAGAGCTTTATGAAGTGGAAGAGGAAATTGGAAAAGGATTCTTCGGCAGAGTGTGCAAAGGGATCCGGAAATCTGATGGCAAACAG GTCGCCATCAAGTTTACAGCGAAGCGGGAGACAGACCGGTATATCACAATT CCCGGGGTTTCCAAGCCACTGTTCATGGAAGTGGCTCTAAACCTGCTGCTAAATCAACCTCCTCTGAGTCCATACATTGTGCACATGCTGGACTGGTTTGAAGAGCCAGATCAATTCATcctcatcctggaatactctCAACCTTCCAAAGAGCTCTTCAAGTTTTTCGTTAAAGAAAAGCCTAGTGAATCTCAGGCACGTAGCTTGATGTACCAAGCGGTGCTTGGAGCAAAGCACTGTCTAGACAGAGGTGTCTTACACCGTGACATCAAGCTGGACAACTACGTGATCAACACTGAGACAAACCAAGTCAAACTAATCGACTTTGGCTGCGGTGACATAGTCAAAGATGACTATAATGGTCAATTTATAG GATTTGCCTGCCCACCTGAATACTTTGTGGATTTAAAGTATGATGCGGAATCATTAACCGTCTGGTCTCTGGGCATAATGATGTACGGGATGGTGTGCAAATATCCGGCCACTACAGCTGAAGTCCGCAATCTGACTTTTGATGGCAAAGTATCCGCAG AATTCCAGGATTTGATAAAACGCTGCCTGGCTTATGAACCATCTGGGAGAGCAACAATAGAGGAGGTCCTGCAGCATGAATGGTTTCAGCAGGAACAAATTCCAGGAACAACACCGAAGACAG TTCCATTTTCTGAGCTTTATGAAGTGGAAGAGGAAATTGGAAAAGGATTCTTCGGCAGAGTGTGCAAAGGGATCCGGAAATCTGATGGCAAACAG GTCGCCATCAAATTTATAATGAAGAGGGAAACAGATCGGTATATCATAGTT CCCGGGGTTTCCAAGCCACTGTTTGTGGAAGTGGCTCTAAACCTGCTGCTAAATCAACCTCCTCTGAGTCCATACATCGTGCACATGCTGGACTGGTTTGAAGAGCCAGATCAATTCATCCTCGTCATGGAATACTCTCAACCTTCCAAAGAGCTCTTCAAGTTTTTCGTTAAAGAAAAGCCTAGTGAATCTCAGGCACGTAGCTTGATGTACCAAGCGGTGCTTGGAGCAAAGCACTGTCTAGACAGAGGTGTCTTACACCGTGACATCAAGCTGGACAACTACGTGATCAACACTGAGACAAACCAAGTCAAACTAATCGACTTTGGCTGCGGTGACATAGTCAAAGATGACTATAATGGTCAATTTATAG GATTTGCCTGCCCACCTGAATTCTTCGTGGATTTAAAATATGATGCAGAATTATTAACCGTCTGGTCTCTGGGCATAATGATGTACGGGATGGTGTGCAAATATCCAGCCACTACAGCTGAAGTGCACAATCTGCCTTTTCACTCCAAAGTATCCGCAG AATTCCAGGATTTGATAAAACACTGCCTGGCTTATGAACCATCCGAGAGAGCCACAATAGAGGAGGTCCTGCAACATGAATGGTTTCAGCAGGAACAAAAATCAAGAGTTCCTCTGGAGTCAGAAGAGGAATAG
- the si:dkey-74k8.3 gene encoding uncharacterized protein si:dkey-74k8.3 isoform X1: MAVHNAVSRISEKLLFFMFLVLVRSVLCHAFAEEFTSGSVILEPLDALRRYVESIVGTHAIKMCLENAVLYLDSVFGPENIYSFAMFVEMVLQFVAEGAASGLNVIAVYVSEILRATGANEIVSIPHFTAEGVSAVTKWALLALLGYYLLYFLLRITVGLVRRVFWLVKPVVVAWVFVRIVSDPIASPEVTTMRLILLVLICAVFAVATSSGGGRNGSLESRISKLEGQVNGTEKKTRQ; the protein is encoded by the exons ATGGCTGTTCACAACGCCGTATCGAGAATTTCGGAAAAGCTGCTGTTCTTTATGTTTTTGGTTCTGGTTCGTTCAGTTTTGTGCCATGCTTTTGCTGAAGAGTTCACCTCAGGATCTGTTATTCTGGAGCCTCTGGACGCATTGAGAAGATACGTGGAGTCCATTGTTGGCACACATGCAATTAAGATGTGTCTTGag AATGCTGTCTTGTACCTTGACTCAGTGTTTGGCCCAGAGAACATCTATTCCTTTGCTATG tttgtcGAAATGGTGCTGCAGTTTGTAGCAGAAGGAGCCGCCAGTGGACTGAATGTCATTGCTGTGTATGTGTCTGAGATCCTCCGAGCTACTGGAGCGAATG AGATAGTATCGATCCCTCATTTCACCGCTGAGGGTGTATCTGCGGTGACCAAGTGGGCTCTGCTGGCTCTGCTTGGCTACTATCTGCTGTACTTCCTGCTGCGGATCACCGTGGGCCTCGTAAGGCGAGTGTTTTGGCTTGTCAAGCCAGTCGTGGTAGCGTGGGTGTTTGTGCGGATCGTCAGTGACCCCATCGCCTCACCTGAAGTCACCACAATGAGACTGATTCTGCTGGTGCTCATCTGCGCCGTGTTCGCAGTCGCAACGAGCAGCGGTGGAGGCAGAAACGGGAGCCTAGAGAGCCGAATCAGCAAACTGGAGGGACAAGTCAATGGGACGGAAAAGAAAACAAGGCAGTGA
- the si:dkey-74k8.3 gene encoding uncharacterized protein si:dkey-74k8.3 isoform X2 yields the protein MAVHNAVSRISEKLLFFMFLVLVRSVLCHAFAEEFTSGSVILEPLDALRRYVESIVGTHAIKMCLEFVEMVLQFVAEGAASGLNVIAVYVSEILRATGANEIVSIPHFTAEGVSAVTKWALLALLGYYLLYFLLRITVGLVRRVFWLVKPVVVAWVFVRIVSDPIASPEVTTMRLILLVLICAVFAVATSSGGGRNGSLESRISKLEGQVNGTEKKTRQ from the exons ATGGCTGTTCACAACGCCGTATCGAGAATTTCGGAAAAGCTGCTGTTCTTTATGTTTTTGGTTCTGGTTCGTTCAGTTTTGTGCCATGCTTTTGCTGAAGAGTTCACCTCAGGATCTGTTATTCTGGAGCCTCTGGACGCATTGAGAAGATACGTGGAGTCCATTGTTGGCACACATGCAATTAAGATGTGTCTTGag tttgtcGAAATGGTGCTGCAGTTTGTAGCAGAAGGAGCCGCCAGTGGACTGAATGTCATTGCTGTGTATGTGTCTGAGATCCTCCGAGCTACTGGAGCGAATG AGATAGTATCGATCCCTCATTTCACCGCTGAGGGTGTATCTGCGGTGACCAAGTGGGCTCTGCTGGCTCTGCTTGGCTACTATCTGCTGTACTTCCTGCTGCGGATCACCGTGGGCCTCGTAAGGCGAGTGTTTTGGCTTGTCAAGCCAGTCGTGGTAGCGTGGGTGTTTGTGCGGATCGTCAGTGACCCCATCGCCTCACCTGAAGTCACCACAATGAGACTGATTCTGCTGGTGCTCATCTGCGCCGTGTTCGCAGTCGCAACGAGCAGCGGTGGAGGCAGAAACGGGAGCCTAGAGAGCCGAATCAGCAAACTGGAGGGACAAGTCAATGGGACGGAAAAGAAAACAAGGCAGTGA